From one Nodosilinea sp. FACHB-141 genomic stretch:
- a CDS encoding histidine phosphatase family protein — protein sequence MKTRVIIVRHGQSTYNQLKLIQGHCDESELTPEGEAQALQVGQALVGIPFDGVWASPLKRARKTAEIIAAELRTQIAGLTPTFTDDLKEICLPLWEGVAFSEAEAQHPETFHQWRTDPANLVMAVPQADGTTVDFYPIRELYQQAARFWQGLLAEHQGKTLLVVAHSAINRALISTAIGLGQEYFNNLHQANCSISVLNFEGGWGSPVQVEAMNLTSHMGAPLPEMRRGHKGPRMLLVRHGETEWNRQGRFQGQIDVPLNDNGRAQGAKAAEFLKPVAIDAAYTSFMARPKETAEIILQHHLGLTLHSVNELREISHGEWEGLYESEIESSYPGLLEQWQSAPETVQMPGGENLEEVWMRSIAAWKEIVAAHSGGDEVQTILVVAHDAVNKALLCHVLGMGPEFFWRFKQGNGAVSVIDYPDGIDSAPVLTAANITIHLSGSVLDKTAAGAL from the coding sequence CTGAAAACCCGCGTTATTATCGTTCGTCACGGGCAGAGCACCTACAACCAGCTCAAACTCATTCAAGGCCACTGCGACGAGTCAGAGCTGACCCCCGAGGGCGAGGCTCAGGCGCTCCAGGTGGGTCAGGCGTTAGTGGGCATTCCCTTTGATGGGGTATGGGCCAGCCCTCTCAAACGCGCGCGCAAAACCGCTGAGATTATCGCCGCTGAGCTGCGGACACAGATCGCGGGCTTAACCCCCACCTTTACCGACGACCTCAAAGAAATTTGCCTGCCGCTGTGGGAGGGCGTTGCCTTTAGCGAGGCCGAAGCCCAGCACCCCGAGACCTTTCACCAGTGGCGCACCGACCCAGCTAACCTGGTGATGGCGGTGCCCCAAGCAGACGGCACAACGGTTGATTTTTACCCCATTCGCGAGCTGTATCAGCAGGCGGCGCGGTTTTGGCAGGGCTTGCTGGCCGAGCACCAGGGCAAAACCCTGCTCGTGGTCGCCCACAGCGCCATCAACCGAGCGCTGATTAGCACCGCCATTGGACTAGGGCAAGAATATTTCAACAACCTGCACCAGGCCAATTGCAGCATTAGCGTGCTGAACTTTGAGGGGGGCTGGGGCAGCCCGGTACAGGTTGAGGCCATGAACCTGACCAGCCATATGGGGGCACCGCTGCCCGAGATGCGACGTGGTCACAAAGGCCCCCGCATGCTGCTGGTGCGCCACGGCGAAACCGAGTGGAACCGCCAAGGCCGCTTTCAGGGTCAGATCGACGTGCCCCTTAACGACAACGGTCGCGCCCAGGGCGCTAAGGCGGCAGAGTTTCTCAAACCCGTGGCGATCGATGCGGCCTACACCAGCTTTATGGCGCGGCCCAAAGAAACGGCGGAAATCATTTTGCAGCACCACCTGGGGCTGACGCTGCACTCGGTCAACGAGCTGCGAGAGATTAGCCACGGCGAATGGGAAGGGCTCTACGAATCTGAGATCGAGAGCAGCTATCCGGGGCTGCTGGAGCAGTGGCAAAGCGCTCCCGAAACTGTGCAAATGCCGGGGGGCGAGAACCTGGAGGAGGTGTGGATGCGATCGATCGCCGCCTGGAAGGAAATCGTCGCGGCCCACAGCGGTGGCGACGAGGTGCAAACCATTCTCGTTGTCGCTCATGATGCGGTCAACAAGGCGCTGCTCTGCCACGTGCTGGGCATGGGGCCAGAGTTTTTCTGGCGGTTTAAGCAGGGCAA
- a CDS encoding TIGR03885 family FMN-dependent LLM class oxidoreductase, with the protein MVKFAYHASHEQFAPSALLGWAQKAEQAGFTAVTSSDHFHPWSERQGECGFAWSWLGAAMHATSLPFGVVCAPGQRYHPAIIAQAAATLGEMFSDRFWVALGTGQAMNEAITGQPWPIKAERNARLKECVDVIRALWAGETVTHHGLVQVEEAKLYSRPANPPRIMGAAITPKTAEWVGSWADGLITISHPHDKLREMVEAFRRGGGEHKPMYLKVQLSYAQDQETALHGAHDQWRTNIFESQVLSDFRIPSQFDAAATFVKPEDMYQYVRVSADPQQHIEWLQKDIELGFETISLHNVNREQQQFIEVFGEKVLPFLK; encoded by the coding sequence ATGGTGAAATTTGCTTATCACGCTTCCCACGAGCAGTTTGCCCCCAGCGCGCTGCTGGGCTGGGCTCAAAAAGCAGAACAGGCTGGCTTTACCGCCGTCACCTCCTCCGACCACTTTCATCCCTGGAGCGAGCGCCAGGGAGAATGCGGTTTTGCCTGGTCTTGGCTAGGGGCGGCTATGCATGCGACCTCGCTGCCCTTTGGTGTTGTCTGCGCCCCTGGCCAACGTTACCATCCCGCCATTATTGCCCAGGCGGCAGCAACCTTGGGGGAGATGTTCAGCGATCGCTTTTGGGTTGCCCTGGGTACCGGCCAGGCGATGAACGAAGCAATTACCGGCCAGCCCTGGCCAATCAAAGCCGAGCGCAATGCGCGGCTCAAAGAATGTGTCGATGTAATCCGCGCCCTCTGGGCTGGCGAAACCGTTACCCACCACGGTCTGGTGCAGGTAGAAGAGGCCAAACTCTACTCCCGCCCCGCCAACCCGCCCCGCATTATGGGGGCGGCCATTACCCCTAAAACCGCTGAGTGGGTGGGAAGTTGGGCCGACGGCTTAATTACTATTTCTCACCCCCATGACAAACTGCGGGAGATGGTTGAGGCCTTTCGCCGCGGCGGCGGCGAGCACAAGCCGATGTACTTAAAGGTGCAGCTCTCCTACGCCCAAGACCAAGAAACGGCACTGCACGGAGCCCACGACCAGTGGCGCACCAATATTTTTGAAAGCCAAGTGCTGTCTGATTTTAGGATTCCTAGTCAGTTTGATGCCGCGGCCACCTTCGTCAAGCCAGAAGACATGTACCAATACGTGCGCGTTTCGGCTGACCCCCAGCAGCATATTGAGTGGTTGCAAAAGGATATAGAACTGGGTTTCGAAACCATCTCCTTACACAACGTCAATCGAGAACAGCAGCAATTTATTGAAGTTTTTGGTGAGAAGGTTCTGCCTTTTCTCAAATAA
- a CDS encoding alpha-amylase family protein — MLDLWYKNAVLYCLDVETYMDSDGDGVGDFVGLTQRLDYIAGLGITCVWLMPFYPSPNKDNGYDVMDYYTVDSRLGSLGDFVEFARHAKERGIRILIDLVVNHTSDQHPWFQSAIKDKNSKYLDYYFWSKKKPEDIDEGIVFPGLQKSTWTYQPEVGAYYAHRFYSHQADLNITNPKVREEIKKMMGFWLELGVSGFRIDAAPFLIELTQADNVFEQVEDPFIYINELRDFLSWRRGDAILLAEANESLEKLPKYFGDGDRMQMLFNFWGNQHLVLALARESAAPLAQAFKELPPSPPAGQWANFVRNHDELSLDKLSSDEQDEIAAAFAPDRETMWIFDRGIRRRFAPLLDGNLQRLKLTYSLLFTLPGTPVVNYGEELGMGDDLSLEERKPARTPMQWSKAPNGGFSTAPADQVILPVVSTGDYSYRKLNVNTQQRNPNSLLNWMERAIRLRKECPEFGWGQLQLLDTGHDSVFAHRCEWRGKAVIAVHNFSQSDCKATLTLKDDVGKCLIDLFEDQPEAEISESGYDLHLPGYGYRWFQVGHSFD; from the coding sequence ATGTTAGATCTTTGGTACAAAAACGCGGTTCTGTACTGTCTTGATGTAGAAACCTACATGGATAGTGATGGCGATGGGGTGGGCGACTTTGTAGGACTAACCCAGCGTTTAGACTACATAGCTGGCCTAGGAATCACCTGCGTTTGGCTGATGCCCTTTTACCCATCGCCTAACAAAGACAACGGCTACGACGTGATGGACTACTACACCGTCGATTCTCGGCTGGGTTCTCTGGGCGATTTTGTTGAGTTTGCCCGCCACGCCAAGGAGCGGGGCATTCGTATCCTGATCGATTTAGTGGTTAACCATACCTCTGATCAGCACCCCTGGTTTCAATCGGCGATTAAGGACAAAAACTCCAAATATTTAGATTATTATTTCTGGTCAAAGAAAAAACCTGAAGATATTGATGAAGGCATTGTTTTCCCCGGTTTACAAAAGTCAACCTGGACCTATCAACCTGAGGTAGGTGCTTACTATGCTCACAGGTTCTATAGTCACCAGGCAGATTTAAACATCACCAACCCTAAAGTCAGAGAAGAAATCAAAAAAATGATGGGCTTCTGGCTGGAACTCGGGGTGTCTGGGTTTCGCATTGATGCCGCTCCTTTCTTAATTGAGCTAACCCAGGCCGACAACGTATTTGAACAAGTCGAAGATCCCTTTATCTATATCAATGAACTGCGCGATTTTCTGTCGTGGCGGCGGGGGGATGCCATCTTACTGGCCGAGGCCAATGAGTCTTTGGAAAAGTTGCCTAAATATTTTGGCGATGGCGATCGCATGCAGATGTTGTTTAACTTTTGGGGCAACCAACATTTGGTATTGGCCCTCGCTAGAGAATCAGCGGCTCCCTTGGCCCAAGCTTTTAAGGAGTTGCCCCCGTCGCCGCCCGCCGGGCAGTGGGCCAACTTTGTGCGCAACCACGACGAGCTGAGTCTAGATAAACTCTCCTCCGATGAACAGGATGAAATTGCGGCGGCCTTTGCCCCCGATCGCGAGACCATGTGGATCTTTGATCGGGGCATTCGCCGTCGGTTTGCGCCGCTGCTCGACGGCAATCTGCAACGGCTCAAGCTCACTTACAGTCTGCTTTTCACCCTACCCGGCACGCCCGTGGTCAACTATGGCGAAGAGCTGGGTATGGGTGACGATCTGTCGCTAGAGGAACGCAAGCCCGCCCGCACTCCCATGCAGTGGTCAAAGGCACCGAATGGTGGGTTTTCTACAGCGCCTGCTGACCAAGTGATTTTGCCGGTGGTTTCCACTGGCGACTACAGCTACAGAAAGCTAAACGTCAATACCCAGCAGCGCAATCCTAATTCGCTGTTGAACTGGATGGAGCGGGCGATTCGCCTACGTAAGGAATGCCCGGAGTTTGGCTGGGGCCAATTGCAACTGTTAGACACTGGCCATGACAGCGTTTTTGCCCACCGCTGCGAGTGGCGAGGCAAAGCCGTGATCGCGGTGCACAATTTCAGTCAGTCTGACTGCAAGGCGACGCTAACACTGAAGGATGACGTGGGCAAATGCTTGATCGATCTATTTGAAGATCAGCCGGAGGCGGAGATCTCAGAGTCTGGCTACGATCTTCACCTGCCCGGCTATGGCTACCGCTGGTTTCAGGTGGGGCATTCCTTTGATTAA